A window of Mucilaginibacter paludis DSM 18603 contains these coding sequences:
- a CDS encoding glycoside hydrolase family 3 N-terminal domain-containing protein encodes MKLTIRIKYALPCVIAFFYLLTCLSFKADPPIYKKGWIDLNKNGKKDIYEDSTQPIEARLNDLIGQMTLEEKTCQLATLYGYKRILKDSVPTPEWKNEIWKDGIANIDEHLNGFITWGKTSDLPLVTDVKKHVWAMNQTQRFFIEQTRLGIPVDFTNEGIRGVEAYQATAFPTQLNMGMTWDKPLVNQMGNITGMEARALGYTNVYAPILDVARDQRWGRLEEVYGEDPYLVARLGVEMAKGMQQNNQIAATAKHFAVYSANKGGREGLARTDPQVAPREVENILLYPFKKVIKEAGLMGVMSSYNDYDGIPISGSSYWLIQRLRQEFGFKGYVVSDSDALEYLYNKHHVAADLKDAVYQAFMAGMNVRTTFRTPDSIIIYARQLVKEGKLPIDTINSRVRDVLRVKFKLGLFDHPYVQDAEASAKLVNCAANQAVALQASKESIVLLKNKGAILPLSKQQTLAVIGPNALNDDYAHTHYGPLASKSINILEGIQAKVGAGKVLYALGCNLVDKHWPESEILPQDPDQAEQAKIDSAVTIARHADVAVVVLGGNTQTAGENKSRTSLDLPGYQLRLVKAVKATGKPVVVVLIGSQPMTINWIDQHIDGIIYAGYPGTQGGTAVADVLFGDYNPGGKLTLTFPKSVGQLPFNFPTKPNSETDEGELAKIKGLLYPFGFGLSYTTFAYSDLKISPAIQSDQGNVTVSCKVTNTGKVAGDEVVQLYLRDVLSTVTTYEKVLRGFDRLSLKPGETKEVMFTIVPDDLKLYNRQMKYVVEPGEFKVMVGASSDNIKLTGTFEIK; translated from the coding sequence AAACGGAAAGAAGGATATTTATGAGGATAGCACGCAACCTATTGAGGCGCGTTTAAACGATTTGATCGGCCAGATGACCCTGGAAGAAAAAACATGTCAACTGGCTACCTTATATGGTTACAAACGGATCCTGAAAGATTCTGTACCAACACCCGAATGGAAAAATGAGATCTGGAAAGACGGTATAGCCAATATCGACGAACATTTAAACGGCTTTATCACCTGGGGTAAAACATCAGATTTGCCACTGGTAACCGATGTTAAAAAGCACGTTTGGGCCATGAACCAAACTCAGCGCTTTTTTATTGAGCAAACCCGTTTGGGTATCCCTGTTGATTTTACTAACGAGGGTATCCGGGGCGTAGAGGCTTATCAGGCCACGGCCTTCCCCACGCAGCTTAATATGGGCATGACCTGGGATAAACCCCTGGTTAATCAAATGGGTAATATTACCGGCATGGAAGCCCGGGCACTTGGCTATACCAATGTTTATGCACCGATATTAGACGTAGCCCGCGACCAGCGTTGGGGCAGGCTGGAAGAGGTTTATGGCGAGGACCCTTACCTGGTTGCCCGCCTGGGTGTGGAGATGGCTAAAGGGATGCAGCAAAATAACCAGATAGCCGCTACCGCCAAACACTTTGCCGTTTATAGCGCCAATAAAGGCGGCCGTGAGGGTTTGGCCCGTACCGACCCGCAGGTAGCGCCGCGCGAGGTGGAAAATATATTGCTGTATCCGTTTAAAAAGGTAATTAAGGAAGCCGGCCTGATGGGGGTGATGAGCTCTTATAACGATTATGACGGTATCCCGATTTCGGGCAGCAGTTATTGGCTGATACAACGCCTAAGGCAGGAATTTGGCTTTAAAGGCTATGTAGTAAGCGATAGCGATGCGCTGGAATACCTGTACAATAAACACCATGTTGCCGCCGACCTGAAAGATGCCGTTTACCAGGCCTTTATGGCGGGGATGAATGTGCGCACCACTTTCAGAACCCCCGATAGCATTATTATTTATGCCCGGCAATTGGTTAAAGAGGGTAAACTGCCTATAGATACCATTAACAGCCGGGTACGCGATGTGCTGAGGGTTAAGTTTAAATTAGGTTTGTTTGATCACCCTTATGTACAGGATGCCGAAGCCAGCGCTAAATTAGTTAACTGCGCCGCTAACCAGGCGGTAGCCTTGCAGGCATCTAAAGAAAGTATTGTACTGTTGAAAAACAAGGGTGCCATTTTGCCTTTATCCAAACAACAAACTTTAGCGGTAATAGGCCCCAACGCCCTTAACGACGATTATGCACATACGCACTACGGCCCGCTGGCATCAAAAAGTATCAATATATTAGAGGGGATTCAGGCTAAGGTTGGCGCAGGTAAAGTGCTGTATGCCCTGGGCTGTAATTTGGTAGACAAGCATTGGCCCGAAAGTGAGATACTGCCGCAAGACCCTGATCAGGCAGAGCAAGCCAAAATAGACAGCGCGGTTACCATAGCGCGGCATGCCGATGTGGCTGTTGTTGTACTGGGGGGCAATACCCAAACTGCCGGCGAAAATAAAAGTCGCACCAGCCTTGATCTTCCCGGTTACCAGCTGAGGTTGGTTAAAGCGGTTAAGGCTACCGGTAAGCCGGTGGTGGTAGTTTTGATAGGATCGCAGCCGATGACGATCAATTGGATAGATCAGCATATTGATGGCATTATTTACGCAGGTTATCCCGGCACGCAGGGTGGCACCGCTGTTGCCGATGTGTTGTTTGGCGATTATAATCCCGGTGGTAAGCTCACTTTAACGTTTCCGAAATCGGTTGGGCAATTGCCGTTTAATTTCCCCACAAAGCCAAATTCAGAAACAGACGAGGGCGAGCTCGCCAAAATTAAGGGACTGCTTTATCCGTTTGGTTTCGGGTTGAGCTATACCACTTTTGCTTACAGTGATTTGAAGATCAGCCCCGCTATTCAGAGTGATCAGGGTAACGTTACCGTTAGCTGTAAGGTAACCAACACAGGCAAAGTGGCCGGCGACGAGGTTGTTCAGTTATACCTCCGTGATGTATTAAGTACCGTTACCACTTACGAAAAAGTTTTACGTGGCTTTGATCGCCTCAGCTTAAAACCCGGCGAAACCAAAGAAGTGATGTTTACCATCGTTCCCGATGATTTGAAATTATATAACCGCCAAATGAAGTATGTTGTTGAGCCTGGTGAGTTTAAGGTAATGGTGGGAGCATCGTCAGATAACATTAAATTAACAGGAACTTTCGAGATAAAATAA